The Candidatus Eisenbacteria bacterium genomic interval TTCATGAGATGGGAGCGTGGGGGATCACTGGAACCGGGGCTCGCGCTTCGCGACGAACGCCTCGTACGCCTCGCGGAAATTCGGATGCTCCATGAGCGCGGCCTGCGCCTCGGCCTCGTAGCGAAGCGCGTGGTCCAGATCCATCGTCTCCTCGAGGTCGAGCGCGTGCTTCGTCACGGCGAGCGCGGCGGTCGGGCCCTTCGCGAGGCGCTCCGCGAAGGTCCTCGCCTCCTCGAGCGTGCGCTCCGCGGGTACGACCTTGTGATAGAGACCGATCTCGTGCGCGCGCTTCGCGTCGATGAAGTCCCCCGTCATCAGGAGCTCCGTCGCGCGCCCCAGTCCCACGATCCGCGGCAGGAGCCACGACGCGCCCATGTCCGCCCCCGAGAGCCCCACGCGGACGAAGAGGAACGCGATCTTCGCCGTCTCGGATGCGATCCGGAAGTCGCACGCGGTCGCGATCACCGCGCCCGCGCCGGCGACGGTGCCGTTCAGCCCCGCGATCACGGGCCGGCGGCAGCGCCGAATGTTCCGGATCAGGTTGCAGGTCATGCGCGTGAACTCGA includes:
- a CDS encoding enoyl-CoA hydratase family protein, with the translated sequence MAIHPRSFLYAHDPATGVATITLNRPDRLNALTFEVYAELRDTFERLDTEEGVRAVVLTGSGRAFCSGGDVEDIIGPLLSYDPERLLEFTRMTCNLIRNIRRCRRPVIAGLNGTVAGAGAVIATACDFRIASETAKIAFLFVRVGLSGADMGASWLLPRIVGLGRATELLMTGDFIDAKRAHEIGLYHKVVPAERTLEEARTFAERLAKGPTAALAVTKHALDLEETMDLDHALRYEAEAQAALMEHPNFREAYEAFVAKREPRFQ